In Bacillota bacterium, the DNA window ATAATATAATCCAGTGAAATGGCAAGCTGCAAAGCAAGAGCCATACTTGAAGTAATAAAGGATATACTTGGAAGAATTGCGTTTGTCCCAAGATTTAAAATAATAGCCATTCCAGCAACAAGCCCAAATATTAAAATATCCACAAATGATTTACTCATAATTAATAAAATAATTAAAATAATTGGAATAATAATTATCGTAATTTTAAATACTTCAGAAGAAATGGTATTTCTAGAAAATATAGTGGAAATTGCTGATCCACTCATCGAGTAATCATAATTTTCGCCGTCAAGGTAAGTAGTAATTTCATCTACAGCCGTTTCGGTTTCAGAGGATGAATTTGAAGTATCAAATGAAACGAGAAAAAGTGATTCTCCTTCATTATAAAATGAAGAGATTGTACTAAAAAACTCTGTTTTTAATGCTTCAGGAAATCCATCCACAAGACTCATAAATGCTTCTGTATAACTTAACCCAAGACCTAGTAGATAAGACATTGTCGAATCTAATACAGCTGCTTCTTCTAAGCCAACTTGGCCTTTAATAATCTCAAAGGTAACGGGATTAAAATAATCATCTAAATAAACCACTCTTTTAACATGGTCGATGTTTTGAATCTGTGTTTTTACGAGTAAAGCATCCGAAACGGAATTCTCATCAAATGCAATTCTTGCATAAGAAGTACTTCCAAATTCTTCTTCTAAAAGTGTAAGTCCAATTTTGGACTTGGTATCACTTGGTAAATATTCAGCTAAATCATAATTTACATTTACTTGAGTAATCAAAATTCCAGCAACAATTGTTAATAAAGCAAAAATTGTTAATATTATTTTTGATTTCATACTCATTCTCCCTTTATTTTAAAAATAAACGTTAGTTTATTTTTATCCCATAAATTAATTATATTCTTGAATTGTGAAGTTTTTGTGTCAATAAAGTAAAAAAACAGAAAAATCTCTGTTTTTTTGTTTTTTAGATTATTCTTACTTTTATTACACCTTCAATGCCCATAAAGGCGTTTAAGGTTTCTTCTGAAATCTCTTGACTTAAATCGATAAGAGTCGCACCATAGTTTCCTTTAGTTTTGATAACTAAATTAATTACTTCATTACTAGAAGACGTTTTGGAAAGAACACTCATGAATTCATTAATCAGTTCTTTTGCTTGATGAAGTAAGAGTACTCTACCCTTTGATGTTTTCACTCCAGCATCTAGATTTGGAAAATTCACAGAATGTTCAATGTTTCCCTCTTCGATAAATTTTCTTAACTCTAAGACAGCCATCACTGCACAATTGTCTTCAGATTCGACTGTGGAAGCACCTAGATGAGGAATGCAAATAACGTTTTCCATATTAGACGTTTTATAGTTTGGAAAATCCGTTACATATTTATGGATGATGCCTTGCTCCATCGCTGTTTTTAATTGATCATCGTCTACTAATTGATCTCGACTAAAATTCAAGATGGTTAATCCTTTTTTCATTTTCGCAAATACGTTTTTATTAATCATGTGTTTGGTTGAATCGAGTAAAGGTAAATGAAGACTGATAAAATCAGAGTTAAAATATACTTCATCTAGTGTAGATACAATATTGATTTCTTGTGGTAATAAAACTCTTGCTTCTTCGCTTAAGAAAGGATCATATCCAATCACATTCATTCCTAAATCAAAACAAGCTTGTGCTACTTTTCCACCCACTGCTCCAAGTCCAATTACGCCAATGGTTTTTCCTAAAATTTCGGTTCCACCAAATGCTTGTTTTGCCTTTTCAATGGATTTTAAAATGAGTTCATCGTCATTATGTGCTTTGACCCAGTTTACTCCAGAAATAATATCTCTTGAAGCAAGTAAGAGTCCTGCGATGACTAGTTCTTTTACGCCATTGCTATTAGCTCCTGGTGTATTAAATACAACGATTCCTTGTTTTGCCATTTTTTCTAGAGGAATATTATTCACTCCAGCTCCGGCTCTAGCAATTGCTAAGACATTTTGGTTAACATCCATTTCTAACATGTTAAAGCTTCGAACAAGTAAAAGACTTGCGTCTTCTACGCTTGTAGTTACTTGATAAGTTTTTGATAATTTATCAAGTCCTATTTGTGAGATATTATTTAAACAAGCAACTAACATGATTTGTGTTCCTCTTCAAATTTTTTCATGAAGGAAATTAAAGCTTTCACGCCTTCAAGAGGCATAGCATTATAAATCGATGCTCTCATGCCACCTACTGAGCGGTGTCCTTTTAAGTTTTCAAATCCTGCAAGTTCTGCTTCTTTTACAAACAAACTATCTATTTCGGTGTTTCCAGTTACAAACGTTACATTCATTAACGAACGATCTTCTTTGGCAACAGTTCCTTTAAATAAATGGCTTTGATCTAAGAAGTCATATAACAATCCTGCTTTTTCTTGGTTAATCTTTTTCATCGCATCTAGTCCACCAAGATTTAATAGCCATTTGAAGACAAGTCCACAAATATAGATGCCATAAGTTGGAGGAGTATTGTACATCGAATTTTTATCCGCATGAATTTTGTATTGTAACATGGTTGGTGTATTTGGAAAGACTGCTTCTGTAATTAAATCTTCACGAATGATGACGATGACGGTTCCAGCAGGACCAATATTTTTTTGAGCTCCTGCAAAGATTAATCCGTATTTTGAGACATCAACTGGTTCTGATAAAATACAAGAAGACATATCTGAAACCAATACTTTTCCTAAGGTATCTGGTAATGTATTAAATTTGGTTCCATAAATGGTATTGTTCTCACAGATATAAACGTAATCTGCATCTTCTGAAATAGGTAAGTGATCTAAATTTGGAATATAAGAGAATGTTTTGTCTTCGCTTGAAGCAATTTTTGTGATTTCTCCATATTTTTTCGCTTCAGCAAAGGCTTTTTTAGCCCATTCACCAGTTACGATGTAATCTGCTTTTCCCTTTTTTAAAAGGTTCATGGGAACCATTGAAAATTGGGTATGACCTCCACCTTGTAAAAATAGTATTTTGTAGTTGTCTGGAACATTCATTAATTTCTTTAAATCTAAAATGGCCGTGTCTAAAATGGCTTCAAAAGCTTTAGATCTATGACTCATTTCCATAACAGACATACCTGTATCTTGGTAACATAACATTTCATCAGCTGCTTGTTGTAACACAGGCTCTGGTAATACCGCAGGCCCAGCAGAAAAATTATAAATTCGTTTCATTTGTATTACTCTCCTTTTTGAATCTTTCGACATTCCATGTAGTATCTTTTTTCTCTGGCTTCTCCAAGTGAAAAAGATTTTCTTGGAAGAACACCATGTAATTTAACATAAGGAAACAATTCATCCCTTTTAAGTGGAGGGAAGGTGATACCAATGCTTCCTGGGTTTTCTTTTACTACTGTTTTAAGGCTATCAAGTCCGTGAACAAAATCAATCTTTGTTTCAGGGTGTTGTTCTAAATACTCATCTAAAAAATCTTGAATAAGTTTTATAGTCGTAAAAGGATTGTCTGGTACTTTAACATAATGCGTTTTGTTCTTTTCAATAATGGAAAGAGATTCTTCTCCATCTAGCGCATTGGTAAGTTTTGGAATAAAATCAGCATCAGGGTGAAAAAGCACCCTGTGAATGGGTTCAAAAGTCAGACCATCATCGTATAAACTAATGACTTCAACTAAAGCAAATCTTTGAGGGTGAAGAATTTTTTCTTCTTCTGTTAATGTACTTTTAATCGTTTCCCAACAAACTTTTGCACTCGCTAAGGAATGATTCCCGTCGCCTACTATCATTTTGATTTCATCTAAGTTGGTTTCTAATTTTGATATAATTGAATCCGTGTCTTTAATTTTATAGCCTTTTAAATGCCCACCACTCATATTTAATTCAAAATCGTAGACGATTGGATAATGTTCTTTCGAAAGATAAAGTTCTTCGATAATTCTATCTTCTAAGTCATCGATTAATACTAGAACGTGTGGAGATTCAATCGGTGCATTTTCTCTAATTTTTACACGAGGCGGAATTCTTTCTTTAACCGTTTTTTCAGAAGCAACAATTTTGGAAACTTTGCCTTCTTCGTAAACGTATTCATCTAAATCAATCATTAAAACAAGTCCAAGTCTTCGACTAGTAAAAGGCGTTTTGCGTTCCACTAAGATCATGCATTCTTCTTCATCAAATAAATGATGAGTCAAATACTTTTCCATATTGTGATTGACTTGATTGATTTGAATATAGGCATCTTTTTGTAAAAAGACTTCTGGCAGTATAAGGTGATAAGTGGATGGCACGCCATCCACAAATTGTTTTAATGTATTCCAGTACTCAGGTTCACTCGTGAATTGATCACATGCAATAACGGCCCATTTTGTTAGATCGATTCCTGCTTTAGGAAGAAGTATTTTGGGGGTTTTTACATATGCCATATTACAATATGCCTTGATCGACCATTGCTTGATAAACTCTCGTAAACCCGGCAATATTCGCTCCTACAACTAAATTTCTTGGGTCGGTAAAACGACGTGCAGCACTGTATGCTTTTTTGAAAATATCAGCCATGATGACTTCTAATTTTTCATCTACTTCTGCATAAGTCCAAGGATAATGCATAGCATTTTGACTCATTTCAAGTCCAGATACAGCAACT includes these proteins:
- a CDS encoding 3-phosphoglycerate dehydrogenase codes for the protein MLVACLNNISQIGLDKLSKTYQVTTSVEDASLLLVRSFNMLEMDVNQNVLAIARAGAGVNNIPLEKMAKQGIVVFNTPGANSNGVKELVIAGLLLASRDIISGVNWVKAHNDDELILKSIEKAKQAFGGTEILGKTIGVIGLGAVGGKVAQACFDLGMNVIGYDPFLSEEARVLLPQEINIVSTLDEVYFNSDFISLHLPLLDSTKHMINKNVFAKMKKGLTILNFSRDQLVDDDQLKTAMEQGIIHKYVTDFPNYKTSNMENVICIPHLGASTVESEDNCAVMAVLELRKFIEEGNIEHSVNFPNLDAGVKTSKGRVLLLHQAKELINEFMSVLSKTSSSNEVINLVIKTKGNYGATLIDLSQEISEETLNAFMGIEGVIKVRII
- the serC gene encoding 3-phosphoserine/phosphohydroxythreonine transaminase, yielding MKRIYNFSAGPAVLPEPVLQQAADEMLCYQDTGMSVMEMSHRSKAFEAILDTAILDLKKLMNVPDNYKILFLQGGGHTQFSMVPMNLLKKGKADYIVTGEWAKKAFAEAKKYGEITKIASSEDKTFSYIPNLDHLPISEDADYVYICENNTIYGTKFNTLPDTLGKVLVSDMSSCILSEPVDVSKYGLIFAGAQKNIGPAGTVIVIIREDLITEAVFPNTPTMLQYKIHADKNSMYNTPPTYGIYICGLVFKWLLNLGGLDAMKKINQEKAGLLYDFLDQSHLFKGTVAKEDRSLMNVTFVTGNTEIDSLFVKEAELAGFENLKGHRSVGGMRASIYNAMPLEGVKALISFMKKFEEEHKSC
- a CDS encoding DUF1015 domain-containing protein, producing MAYVKTPKILLPKAGIDLTKWAVIACDQFTSEPEYWNTLKQFVDGVPSTYHLILPEVFLQKDAYIQINQVNHNMEKYLTHHLFDEEECMILVERKTPFTSRRLGLVLMIDLDEYVYEEGKVSKIVASEKTVKERIPPRVKIRENAPIESPHVLVLIDDLEDRIIEELYLSKEHYPIVYDFELNMSGGHLKGYKIKDTDSIISKLETNLDEIKMIVGDGNHSLASAKVCWETIKSTLTEEEKILHPQRFALVEVISLYDDGLTFEPIHRVLFHPDADFIPKLTNALDGEESLSIIEKNKTHYVKVPDNPFTTIKLIQDFLDEYLEQHPETKIDFVHGLDSLKTVVKENPGSIGITFPPLKRDELFPYVKLHGVLPRKSFSLGEAREKRYYMECRKIQKGE